One segment of Marinitoga sp. 38H-ov DNA contains the following:
- a CDS encoding SPASM domain-containing protein encodes MKTYTSNITCGGAKISMQICADGEVILCDVVEGINKKAFSYGNIYKNTIKEIWFSQKANEFRYNVNIEDCINCEKFSMCNGGCRAVSYKYYEDFYKYDPRCLKFSNKKEGELFIWQKK; translated from the coding sequence TTGAAAACATATACTTCAAATATAACTTGTGGTGGAGCAAAAATATCTATGCAGATTTGCGCAGATGGAGAAGTTATATTATGTGATGTTGTAGAAGGTATAAATAAAAAGGCTTTTAGTTATGGAAATATATATAAAAATACAATAAAAGAAATATGGTTTTCTCAGAAAGCTAATGAATTTAGATATAATGTAAATATTGAAGATTGTATTAATTGTGAAAAATTCAGTATGTGTAATGGAGGTTGTAGAGCGGTATCATATAAATATTATGAAGACTTTTATAAATATGATCCAAGATGCTTAAAGTTTTCGAATAAAAAAGAAGGTGAATTATTCATATGGCAGAAAAAATAA